A window of the Haloquadratum walsbyi C23 genome harbors these coding sequences:
- a CDS encoding gas vesicle protein GvpO, giving the protein MPPTMSNKTKCDDRWNTSNYSHQCVIDHDTEDRPAWWSSDNYDKYDVDSLVVQSDSNQHNTCSSSFNPVMIRTDGGRDSEESEMMSEERGNKNQAETVSETETVESIGIIEAQECAKTAAEELFEHDFKSVIKVEADDNNEWRTVIELVERRAVPDTQDIIGRYEINLTSTGNVAGYELVERYQRGDMKEEL; this is encoded by the coding sequence GTGCCTCCAACAATGTCAAACAAAACAAAATGCGATGACAGATGGAACACGAGCAACTACAGTCATCAATGTGTTATTGACCATGATACGGAGGATAGACCGGCATGGTGGAGTAGTGATAACTATGACAAGTATGATGTCGACAGTTTGGTTGTCCAATCAGATTCCAATCAACATAACACATGTTCATCAAGCTTTAATCCAGTGATGATTCGAACTGATGGGGGTCGTGATAGCGAGGAGTCCGAGATGATGTCTGAGGAACGTGGAAATAAAAACCAAGCTGAGACAGTGAGTGAGACTGAAACTGTCGAATCTATTGGTATTATCGAAGCCCAAGAGTGTGCGAAGACAGCTGCTGAGGAATTGTTTGAACATGATTTTAAAAGTGTAATCAAGGTCGAAGCAGATGATAATAATGAATGGCGGACGGTGATTGAACTCGTTGAACGACGTGCTGTGCCAGATACGCAGGATATCATTGGTCGATATGAGATCAATCTTACTTCGACAGGAAATGTGGCTGGATATGAACTCGTTGAACGATATCAGCGTGGCGATATGAAAGAAGAACTATAA
- the gvpN gene encoding gas vesicle protein GvpN — MTKNSRERKVRGSQIRSSRENKKRRRENKSIERLRRAESDGGSTTTSGSNQPGTSRSAGTTRELEDEFIPKEREFIETDAVKNVRQRMERWLTVDRPVHLIGPTGCGKTALAMHVARQRNQPVVWINGDTELSTSDLVGEYAEKERISERDQYIHNVLKSKEIVKDRWVDNPLTLAVEEGATLVYNEFSRTKPVANNVLLSVFEEGVLELPGQRGESRYVDVHPEFRAILTSNSVEYAGVHEPQDALLDRLIGVYMDFYDFETEVEIVDAQTDGDIGIETRQLVEIIRELRDRLQINVGTRAAIMVAEGAGTVDTIDRQALVELSVDALASKVAQYSEVQTLRTEVQTVIENTDITVS, encoded by the coding sequence ATGACAAAGAACTCTCGCGAGCGGAAGGTGCGTGGATCACAGATTCGATCATCACGCGAAAATAAGAAGCGTCGTCGTGAAAATAAGTCTATCGAGCGTTTAAGACGAGCCGAAAGCGATGGTGGTTCAACCACAACATCAGGGTCAAACCAGCCAGGAACGTCCAGAAGCGCTGGCACTACTAGGGAGCTTGAAGATGAGTTCATTCCAAAAGAGCGTGAATTCATCGAGACTGATGCAGTGAAGAACGTTCGCCAGCGAATGGAACGATGGCTCACCGTTGACCGTCCGGTTCATTTAATTGGTCCGACGGGCTGTGGAAAAACCGCGCTTGCGATGCATGTTGCCCGTCAGCGTAATCAACCGGTTGTCTGGATTAATGGTGACACAGAACTCTCAACAAGCGATCTTGTCGGTGAATACGCAGAAAAAGAGCGGATATCAGAGCGTGATCAGTATATACACAATGTATTGAAGAGTAAAGAGATAGTCAAGGATCGATGGGTTGATAATCCACTGACACTTGCCGTTGAAGAAGGTGCAACACTTGTATACAATGAATTCTCACGAACCAAGCCTGTTGCAAACAATGTCTTATTATCTGTTTTTGAAGAAGGCGTTTTAGAGCTTCCAGGACAGCGTGGTGAATCACGGTATGTTGATGTCCACCCCGAATTCAGAGCGATATTAACCTCAAACTCTGTCGAGTACGCTGGCGTGCATGAACCACAAGATGCATTATTGGATCGTCTTATCGGTGTCTATATGGATTTTTATGACTTTGAAACTGAGGTTGAAATTGTCGATGCACAAACTGACGGTGATATCGGCATTGAGACCAGACAGCTTGTCGAAATAATCCGGGAGTTACGCGATCGGCTTCAGATTAATGTCGGAACGCGAGCAGCAATCATGGTGGCGGAAGGTGCAGGTACAGTCGATACAATTGATAGACAAGCACTCGTTGAACTCTCTGTCGATGCACTGGCATCAAAAGTCGCTCAGTATAGTGAAGTTCAAACACTTCGAACGGAAGTTCAGACCGTCATTGAAAACACTGACATTACCGTGTCATAA